The Papio anubis isolate 15944 chromosome 5, Panubis1.0, whole genome shotgun sequence genome has a segment encoding these proteins:
- the LRRTM2 gene encoding leucine-rich repeat transmembrane neuronal protein 2, which translates to MGLHFKWPLGAPMLAAIYAMSMVLKMLPALGMACPPKCRCEKLLFYCDSQGFHSVPNATDKGSLGLSLRHNHITELERDQFASFSQLTWLHLDHNQISTVKEDAFQGLYKLKELILSSNKIFYLPNTTFTQLINLQNLDLSFNQLSSLHPELFYGLRKLQTLHLRSNSLRTIPVRLFWDCRSLEFLDLSTNRLRSLARNGFAGLIKLRELHLEHNQLTKINFAHFLRLSSLHTLFLQWNKISNLTCGMEWTWGTLEKLDLTGNEIKAIDLTVFETMPNLKILLMDNNKLNSLDSKILNSLRSLTTVGLSGNLWECSARICALASWLGSFQGRWEHSILCHSPDHTQGEDILDAVHGFQLCWNLSTTVTVMATTYRDPTTEYTKRISSSSYHVGDKEIPTTAGIAVTTEEHFPEPDNAIFTQRVITGTMALLFSFFFIIFIVFISRKCCPPTLRRIRQCSMVQNHRQLRSQTRLHMSNMSDQGPYNEYEPTHEGPFIIINGYGQCKCQQLPYKECEV; encoded by the exons ATGG GCTTACATTTCAAGTGGCCATTAGGGGCCCCTATGCTGGCAGCAATATATGCAATgagtatggttttaaaaatgctgCCTGCCCTGGGTATGGCGTGTCCACCCAAATGCCGCTGCGAGAAGCTGCTCTTCTACTGCGACTCTCAGGGCTTCCACTCAGTGCCAAACGCTACAGACAAGGGCTCTCTGGGCCTGTCCCTGAGGCACAATCACATCACAGAGCTCGAAAGAGATCAATTTGCCAGCTTCAGTCAACTTACTTGGCTCCACTTAGATCACAATCAAATTTCAACAGTAAAAGAAGATGCTTTTCAAGGACTATATAAACTTAAGGAATTAATCTTAAGTtccaacaaaatattttacttgcCAAACACAACTTTTACCCAACTGATTAACCTGCAAAATTTGGACCTGTCTTTTAATCAGCTGTCATCTCTGCACCCAGAGCTCTTCTATGGCCTTCGGAAGCTGCAGACCTTGCATTTACGTTCCAACTCCCTGCGGACTATCCCAGTACGCCTGTTCTGGGACTGTCGTAGTCTGGAGTTTCTGGATTTGAGCACAAACCGTTTGCGAAGTTTGGCTCGCAATGGATTTGCAGGATTAATCAAACTGAGAGAGCTTCACCTAGAGCACAACCAGCTGACGAAGATTAATTTTGCTCATTTCCTACGGCTAAGCAGTCTGCACACGCTCTTCTTACAATGGAACAAAATCAGCAACTTGACATGTGGGATGGAGTGGACCTGGGGCACTTTAGAAAAGCTAGACCTGACTGGAAATGAAATCAAAGCCATCGACTTGACAGTGTTTGAAACGATGCCTAATCTTAAAATACTCCTCATGGATAACAACAAGTTAAACAGCCTTGATTCCAAGATCTTAAACTCCCTGAGATCCCTCACAACCGTGGGCCTCTCTGGCAATCTATGGGAATGCAGCGCCCGAATATGTGCTCTGGCCTCCTGGCTGGGCAGTTTCCAAGGTCGGTGGGAGCACTCCATCCTATGCCACAGTCCTGACCACACCCAAGGAGAGGATATTCTAGATGCAGTCCATGGATTTCAGCTCTGCTGGAATTTGTCAACCACTGTCACTGTCATGGCTACAACTTATAGAGATCCAACCACTGAATATACAAAAAGAATAAGCTCATCAAGTTACCATGTGGGAGACAAAGAAATCCCAACTACTGCAGGCATAGCAGTTACTACTGAGGAACACTTTCCTGAACCAGACAATGCCATCTTCACTCAGCGGGTAATTACAGGAACAAtggctttattgttttctttcttttttattatttttatagtgttcATCTCCAGGAAGTGCTGCCCTCCCACTTTAAGAAGAATTAGGCAGTGCTCAATGGTTCAGAACCACAGGCAGCTCCGATCCCAAACACGACTCCATATGTCAAACATGTCAGACCAAGGACCGTATAACGAATATGAACCCACCCATGAAGGACCCTTCATCATCATTAATGGTTATGGACAGTGCAAGTGTCAGCAGCTGCCATACAAAGAATGTGAAGTATAA